The Arachis hypogaea cultivar Tifrunner chromosome 16, arahy.Tifrunner.gnm2.J5K5, whole genome shotgun sequence genome contains a region encoding:
- the LOC112754103 gene encoding cell division cycle protein 48 homolog encodes MANQSESSDPKGTKRDFSTAILERKKAPNRLVVDEAVNDDNSVVALHPDTMEKLQLFRGDTILIKGKKRKDTICIALADDTCEEPKIRMNKVVRNNLRVRLGDVVSVHQCADVKYGKRVHILPVDDTVEGVTGNLFDAYLKPYFLEAYRPVRKGDLFLVRGGMRSVEFKVIETDPSEYCVVAPDTEIFCEGEPVKREDENRLDEVGYDDVGGVRKQMAQIRELVELPLRHPQLFKSIGVKPPKGILLYGPPGSGKTLIARAVANETGAFFFCINGPEIMSKLAGESESNLRKAFEEAEKNAPSIIFIDEIDSIAPKREKTHGEVERRIVSQLLTLMDGLKSRAHVIVIGATNRPNSIDPALRRFGRFDREIDIGVPDEVGRLEVLRIHTKNMKLSEDVDLEKIAKDTHGYVGADLAALCTEAALQCIREKMDVIDLEDESIDAEILNSMAVTNEHFSTALGSSNPSALRETVVEVPNVSWEDIGGLENVKRELQETVQYPVEHPEKFEKFGMSPSKGVLFYGPPGCGKTLLAKAIANECQANFISVKGPELLTMWFGESEANVREIFDKARGSAPCVLFFDELDSIATQRGSSVGDAGGAADRVLNQLLTEMDGMSAKKTVFIIGATNRPDIIDPALLRPGRLDQLIYIPLPDEDSRHQIFKACLRKSPISKDVDLRALAKYTQGFSGADITEICQRACKYAIRENIEKDIERERRRRDNPEAMEEDVEDEVAEIKAAHFEESMKYARRSVSDADIRKYQAFAQTLQQSRGFGTEFRFADTTSGGTAAASDPFASAGGADEDDLYS; translated from the exons atgGCGAACCAATCTGAATCATCTGATCC GAAGGGAACGAAGAGGGATTTCAGCACTGCGATTCTTGAGCGGAAGAAGGCGCCGAATCGGCTTGTTGTTGACGAGGCCGTCAACGATGACAACTCCGTCGTCGCGCTTCACCCGGACACCATGGAGAAGCTCCAGCTCTTTCGTGGTGACACCATCTTGATCAAG ggaaagaaaaggaaagacacAATCTGTATTGCACTTGCTGATGACACATGTGAGGAACCAAAAATAAGGATGAACAAGGTTGTGAGAAACAACCTTAGGGTTAGGCTTGGAGATGTCGTCTCTGTGCATCAATGTGCTGATGTCAAGTATGGAAAGAGAGTCCACATTCTTCCCGTTGACGACACTGTTGAAGGAGTAACAGGGAATCTCTTTGATGCATACTTAAAAC CTTATTTCCTGGAGGCATATCGTCCAGTGAGGAAGGGTGACCTCTTTCTCGTGAGAGGAGGGATGAGAAGTGTGGAGTTCAAGGTTATTGAAACTGACCCATCTGAGTACTGTGTTGTTGCTCCAGACACAGAGATCTTCTGTGAAGGGGAACCCGTTAAAAGGGAAGATGAGAACAGATTAGATGAGGTTGGTTATGATGATGTTGGTGGTGTAAGAAAGCAGATGGCACAGATTCGGGAACTAGTGGAGCTGCCACTGAGGCACCCACAATTGTTCAAGTCTATTGGTGTTAAGCCACCAAAAGGAATTCTGCTGTATGGACCTCCTGGGTCTGGCAAGACTTTAATTGCCCGAGCAGTTGCGAATGAGACTGGTGCTTTCTTTTTCTGCATCAATGGCCCTGAGATCATGTCAAAACTGGCTGGTGAGAGTGAAAGCAATCTAAGAAAGGCATTTGAGGAAGCAGAGAAGAATGCACCTTCAATCATATTCATTGATGAGATAGATTCAATAGCTCCAAAGAGGGAGAAGACTCATGGAGAAGTTGAGAGGAGGATTGTTTCCCAACTCTTGACCCTCATGGATGGCCTTAAATCTCGTGCACATGTAATTGTTATTGGAGCTACAAATCGCCCGAATAGCATTGACCCTGCTCTTAGGAGGTTTGGAAGATTTGATAGGGAGATAGATATTGGTGTTCCAGATGAAGTTGGGCGTCTTGAAGTTCTTCGTATTCACACAAAGAATATGAAGCTTTCCGAAGAT GTTGATTTGGAGAAGATTGCTAAGGACACCCATGGATATGTTGGTGCTGATCTTGCTGCTTTGTGTACTGAAGCTGCACTTCAATGCATCAGAGAGAAAATGGATGTGATTGACTTGGAAGATGAATCAATTGATGCTGAGATATTGAACTCAATGGCAGTAACAAATGAGCACTTCTCAACTGCTCTTGGCTCAAGCAATCCTTCTGCTCTCCGTGAAACA GTTGTTGAAGTGCCCAATGTCAGCTGGGAAGATATTGGTGGTCTTGAAAACGTTAAGAGAGAACTCCAAGAG ACTGTTCAATATCCAGTGGAACACCCTGAAAAGTTTGAGAAGTTTGGAATGTCACCTTCAAAGGGTGTCCTTTTCTATGGTCCTCCTGGTTGTGGTAAAACGCTTTTGGCAAAGGCAATTGCCAACGAATGTCAGGCAAACTTCATCAGTGTCAAGGGTCCAGAGCTACTCACAATGTGGTTTGGAGAAAGTGAGGCTAATGTGAGGGAAATTTTTGACAAGGCTCGTGGTTCTGCTCCATGTGTCCTATTCTTTGATGAACTTGACTCTATTGCAACTCAG AGAGGTAGCAGTGTTGGGGATGCTGGTGGTGCTGCTGATAGGGTTTTGAATCAACTTCTTACTGAAATGGATGGGATGTCAGCAAAGAAAACTGTCTTCATAATTGGTGCCACCAATCGACCAGACATCATAGACCCTGCTCTTCTACGTCCTGGCCGTCTAGATCAGTTGATTTATATCCCTCTCCCAGATGAGGATTCACGTCATCAGATATTTAAAGCTTGCTTGAGAAAATCCCCCATCTCAAAAGATGTTGACCTTAGAGCTCTTGCGAAGTACACTCAAGGTTTTAGTGGTGCTGATATCACTGAGATTTGCCAGCGTGCATGCAAGTATGCCATAAGAGAAAATATTGAGAAG GACATTGAGAGAGAAAGGAGGAGAAGGGACAACCCAGAggcaatggaagaggatgttgaAGACGAAGTGGCAGAAATCAAGGCAGCTCATTTTGAGGAGTCTATGAAGTATGCACGAAGGAGTGTTAGCGATGCCGACATTCGCAAGTACCAGGCATTTGCCCAAACATTGCAGCAGTCAAGAGGTTTTGGAACCGAGTTTCGGTTCGCAGATACTACCTCTGGTGGTACCGCAGCGGCATCCGATCCATTTGCATCTGCTGGGGGAGCTGATGAAGATGATCTTTACAGTTAA